A region from the Corynebacterium halotolerans YIM 70093 = DSM 44683 genome encodes:
- the aroQ gene encoding type II 3-dehydroquinate dehydratase → MKVLVINGPNLNRLGRRQPEVYGSTTLADVEAMIAERASGLGVDVECRQSNHEGDLLDWAHEAADHGWAVIINPGGFTHTSVALRDALAEVADGPGFVEVHISNVHAREAFRGHSYLSPIARGVIAGLGVRGYLLALEYFAER, encoded by the coding sequence ATGAAGGTCCTCGTCATCAACGGGCCCAATCTCAACCGCCTGGGCAGGCGCCAGCCGGAGGTCTACGGCTCCACGACGCTCGCCGACGTCGAGGCGATGATCGCCGAACGTGCCTCCGGCCTGGGCGTCGACGTCGAGTGCCGCCAGTCCAACCATGAGGGTGATCTGCTCGACTGGGCGCACGAGGCCGCCGACCACGGCTGGGCCGTGATCATCAACCCCGGCGGTTTCACCCACACCTCCGTCGCCCTGCGCGACGCCCTGGCCGAGGTCGCCGACGGCCCCGGCTTCGTCGAGGTGCACATCTCGAACGTGCACGCCCGCGAGGCCTTCCGTGGCCACAGCTATCTCTCGCCGATCGCCCGCGGCGTCATCGCCGGCCTCGGGGTGCGCGGCTACCTGCTGGCGCTCGAGTATTTCGCCGAGCGGTAG
- the aroB gene encoding 3-dehydroquinate synthase — protein sequence MTTIRVNGPSPYDVTIDHGLNDAVADRAADTGAAQVALIHQPTLVQPARELAEALEARGLTVHLLDVPDAEAGKTLEVAGKLWDTLGLATFGRRDIVVGLGGGAVTDLAGFVAAAWMRGVKVIQVPTTLLAMVDAAVGGKTGINTAAGKNLVGAFHEPDSVFIDLDRLPTLPTEELVAGSAEIIKTGFISDTVILDRYESDPAACLRVDGHLPELIARSVTVKANVVGQDLRESGLREILNYGHTFGHAVELRENFRWRHGSAVAVGMMFIARLAQARGLIDADLVERHRRILDAIGLPTSYPAGHFDELYAGMTRDKKNRDGHIRFVALTGAGETTRLEGPSREELAAAYDAIAEGN from the coding sequence GTGACCACGATCCGGGTGAACGGACCCAGCCCCTACGACGTGACCATCGACCACGGTCTCAACGACGCCGTCGCCGACCGTGCCGCGGACACCGGAGCGGCCCAGGTCGCCCTCATCCACCAGCCCACGCTGGTCCAGCCCGCCCGCGAGCTGGCCGAGGCGCTCGAGGCCCGGGGCCTGACCGTGCACCTGCTCGACGTCCCCGACGCCGAGGCCGGCAAGACCCTCGAGGTCGCAGGCAAACTGTGGGACACCCTCGGCCTGGCCACCTTCGGCCGCCGTGACATCGTCGTCGGTCTCGGCGGCGGCGCCGTCACCGACCTGGCCGGTTTCGTCGCCGCCGCGTGGATGCGCGGGGTGAAGGTCATCCAGGTACCCACCACGCTGCTGGCCATGGTCGACGCCGCCGTGGGCGGCAAGACCGGCATCAACACCGCTGCGGGCAAGAACCTCGTCGGTGCGTTCCACGAACCCGACTCGGTGTTCATCGACCTCGACCGGCTGCCCACTCTGCCCACCGAGGAACTGGTCGCCGGATCCGCCGAGATCATCAAGACCGGGTTCATCTCCGACACGGTCATCCTGGACCGCTACGAGTCCGACCCGGCCGCCTGCCTGCGGGTCGACGGCCACCTGCCCGAGCTGATCGCGCGTTCCGTGACCGTAAAGGCGAACGTGGTCGGCCAGGACCTCAGGGAGTCCGGCCTGCGCGAGATCCTCAACTACGGCCACACCTTCGGCCACGCCGTCGAGTTGCGCGAGAACTTCCGCTGGCGTCACGGCAGTGCGGTGGCCGTCGGCATGATGTTCATCGCCCGTCTCGCGCAGGCGCGCGGCCTCATCGACGCGGATCTGGTCGAGCGCCACCGCCGCATCCTCGACGCCATCGGTCTGCCCACCAGCTACCCGGCCGGCCACTTCGACGAGCTCTACGCCGGTATGACCCGCGACAAGAAGAACCGCGACGGCCACATCCGTTTCGTCGCGCTGACCGGGGCGGGGGAGACCACCCGCCTGGAGGGCCCCTCCCGCGAGGAGCTGGCCGCCGCCTACGACGCCATCGCAGAAGGGAACTGA
- a CDS encoding shikimate kinase yields MSNEQDTTVNAGLEQAIQDAREELAHPEDLDLSHAVCHTRPKVVLVGPPGAGKSTIARRLARALSLPLVDSDRLIEEEAGKSCGEVFTELGEPAFRELEARHVATALATGGIVSLGGGAVLTESTRQLLTQHDVVWIDVSVEEGVRRTSGESSRPVLAAEDPAAHYRTLLETRAPLYRAVAGYRVRTDGRTPQQVVADVLGYLDTL; encoded by the coding sequence ATGAGTAACGAGCAGGACACCACCGTGAACGCCGGGCTCGAGCAGGCCATCCAGGACGCCCGCGAGGAGCTGGCGCACCCGGAGGACCTGGACCTCAGCCACGCCGTGTGCCACACCCGCCCGAAAGTGGTGCTCGTCGGCCCACCCGGCGCCGGCAAGTCGACGATCGCCCGCCGGCTGGCCCGGGCCCTGAGCCTGCCGCTGGTGGACTCCGACAGGCTCATTGAGGAGGAGGCCGGGAAATCCTGCGGCGAGGTCTTCACCGAACTCGGTGAACCCGCCTTCCGGGAGCTGGAGGCCCGCCACGTCGCCACGGCCCTGGCCACCGGCGGCATCGTCAGCCTGGGCGGGGGAGCGGTGCTCACCGAGTCCACCCGTCAGCTGCTCACGCAGCATGACGTCGTGTGGATCGACGTCTCCGTGGAGGAGGGGGTGCGCCGCACCTCCGGCGAGTCATCGCGTCCCGTGCTCGCCGCCGAGGACCCCGCCGCCCACTACCGCACGCTCCTCGAGACCCGTGCCCCGCTCTACCGCGCGGTCGCCGGCTACCGGGTGCGCACCGACGGACGGACCCCGCAGCAGGTCGTCGCCGACGTCCTGGGCTACCTCGACACCCTGTAG